One genomic segment of Puniceicoccus vermicola includes these proteins:
- a CDS encoding DUF3096 domain-containing protein — MELNLTLEYLLALIAGILILVQPKLLNWIVAIYLIVIGVVGILDINT, encoded by the coding sequence ATGGAACTCAATCTTACTCTGGAATACCTTCTCGCTCTGATCGCCGGCATCTTGATCCTGGTCCAGCCGAAACTACTCAACTGGATCGTGGCAATTTACCTGATCGTGATCGGCGTGGTCGGCATTCTGGATATTAATACCTAA
- a CDS encoding cytochrome C gives MPIYEFYCKQTHTIYSFLSQRLIDADEVPKCPDDARYKLERMVSVFSVTGRHKERDESGEGPDLDDPRMEAAMAELEGEMSGIDEENPDPRQMGRLMRRMSELTGEPLGGQMEEMVRKMEEGTDLDALEEDFGDAMDDDGLDPPEEGAPAGKAAIRRLLQARRKEPRKDPTLYDWRDYS, from the coding sequence ATGCCGATTTACGAGTTTTACTGCAAGCAGACCCACACCATCTACAGTTTTCTGAGCCAGAGATTGATTGATGCGGACGAGGTGCCCAAATGTCCGGACGATGCTCGCTACAAGCTGGAGCGTATGGTCTCGGTCTTTAGTGTGACAGGGCGTCACAAGGAACGCGATGAATCAGGCGAAGGTCCGGATCTGGATGACCCCCGCATGGAAGCCGCCATGGCCGAGCTCGAAGGAGAAATGTCGGGGATCGATGAGGAAAATCCCGATCCCCGTCAGATGGGCCGACTCATGCGCCGTATGTCCGAGCTGACCGGTGAACCCTTGGGCGGACAGATGGAGGAGATGGTTCGGAAAATGGAGGAAGGCACCGACCTCGACGCTCTCGAAGAAGACTTCGGGGATGCCATGGATGACGACGGCCTCGACCCCCCGGAAGAAGGCGCGCCTGCAGGAAAAGCCGCCATCCGTCGATTGCTGCAAGCCCGACGGAAAGAACCACGCAAAGATCCGACCCTCTACGACTGGCGGGATTATAGCTAG
- a CDS encoding phospholipase D-like domain-containing protein: protein MFLEHLAMLDSLHALWKDLSEPFFNGISILIGFTYAHVLTWLGFFLGIMIIGRMLNEKRTPSNIFAWAFAVLFMPLIGVPLYFLLGGRKSRGLVERKKKVMEDSRYLAGEDVTAEELKRLRKTEGNSCQLLPDATATYNAIMNGIEESESCIHIMTYILTKDEAGMPIIEALIRKAKEGVKVRLLLDAFGCFANGGKWVEELKEAGGEVARFMPLLPLHSHSSANLRNHRKLAIFDHRRAITGGQNIDMRFMGPRITEDTFLDFSIDVEGPVLRHLNFIFLNDWIFASRQKANRFSEIFSLDFPQAGDRSLEIIESGPEVSTDALYERILELIQDCRDTITIVTPYFVPDEVLFRSLIVKSHAGRKVRLIIPRHSNQKLVDVARFHYLRQLQGAGVDVQFFMPGMIHAKLILIDGKIALSGSANFDMRSLFVNFEMGIVHTDPGDYAAFADWVRAIEKDCQPMGEVVMPEGKGRRFIEDFAHLVGPLL, encoded by the coding sequence ATGTTTCTCGAACACCTAGCTATGCTCGATTCTCTTCACGCACTTTGGAAGGACCTTTCCGAGCCCTTCTTCAATGGCATCAGTATTCTGATCGGGTTCACCTACGCTCATGTGCTGACTTGGCTCGGGTTTTTTCTCGGGATCATGATTATCGGGAGAATGCTAAACGAGAAGCGGACCCCCAGTAACATCTTTGCCTGGGCCTTTGCCGTGTTGTTTATGCCTCTGATTGGGGTGCCTCTTTATTTTCTCCTCGGAGGTCGGAAGAGCCGGGGCCTTGTCGAGCGGAAGAAGAAGGTCATGGAGGACTCCCGCTATCTGGCGGGCGAGGACGTGACTGCGGAAGAGTTGAAACGCCTGCGGAAGACAGAAGGGAATTCTTGTCAGTTGTTGCCCGATGCCACGGCCACCTACAACGCCATTATGAATGGCATCGAGGAATCGGAATCCTGCATCCACATCATGACCTACATCCTTACGAAGGATGAGGCGGGGATGCCGATCATTGAGGCACTGATCCGCAAGGCAAAGGAGGGAGTCAAGGTGCGCCTGCTTCTCGACGCCTTTGGGTGTTTTGCCAACGGTGGCAAGTGGGTAGAGGAGCTGAAGGAGGCCGGGGGCGAGGTCGCTCGGTTTATGCCGTTGCTCCCCCTGCACAGCCACTCTTCGGCGAATTTGCGCAATCACCGGAAGCTGGCGATTTTTGATCACCGACGAGCCATTACCGGCGGGCAGAACATCGATATGCGATTCATGGGCCCGAGAATCACAGAAGATACGTTTTTGGATTTCTCCATCGATGTGGAGGGGCCGGTTCTGCGGCACCTTAATTTCATTTTCCTGAACGACTGGATTTTTGCCTCCCGTCAGAAGGCCAACCGGTTCAGCGAAATCTTCTCTTTGGATTTTCCGCAAGCGGGGGATCGGAGTTTGGAGATCATCGAGAGTGGGCCGGAGGTGTCGACCGACGCCCTCTACGAGCGGATTCTCGAGCTGATTCAGGATTGCCGGGATACGATCACGATCGTCACTCCTTATTTTGTTCCGGACGAGGTGCTCTTTCGCTCGCTGATCGTCAAATCTCATGCGGGTCGCAAGGTGCGTCTCATCATCCCGCGGCATTCGAATCAAAAGCTAGTCGACGTCGCCCGGTTTCACTACCTGCGTCAGCTCCAAGGAGCCGGCGTCGATGTCCAATTCTTCATGCCGGGCATGATCCATGCGAAGCTCATCCTGATTGATGGCAAGATTGCCCTCTCGGGTTCAGCCAACTTTGACATGCGGAGCCTGTTTGTGAATTTCGAGATGGGGATCGTTCACACCGATCCGGGTGACTACGCTGCTTTTGCGGATTGGGTCCGGGCCATTGAGAAAGACTGTCAGCCGATGGGCGAGGTGGTCATGCCGGAAGGGAAGGGCCGAAGATTTATCGAAGACTTTGCTCACCTCGTCGGTCCTCTTCTTTGA
- a CDS encoding endonuclease/exonuclease/phosphatase family protein, whose amino-acid sequence MPERKLITLNIAHGRGLSFYQGFHSPNGIRKQLERINKLLDRFHPDIVCLQEVDESSHWNGHINLLEEIQNKESLPYSYLGVHNRRDGAKKLAYGNAILSRYPIREAVTVPFGKNQLGEKGFLFARIEFPEGMVSVVNLHLDFRSRVKRLAQVEQVIRFLHDELSMPGDPLLHRPIVCGDFNARATLRRDAVAQLFGYMKSHHEYALHPEKARSFPAHSPMKCIDFIFLPEPMKCHACQTIRSYVSDHRPVFMRFEIPEPIDRGTAPIAPVE is encoded by the coding sequence ATGCCGGAACGAAAACTGATCACCTTGAACATCGCCCACGGGCGCGGCCTTTCCTTCTATCAGGGGTTTCACTCTCCCAACGGAATCCGCAAGCAACTGGAGCGTATCAACAAGCTACTCGACCGCTTTCATCCCGATATTGTCTGCCTTCAGGAGGTCGATGAGTCTTCCCACTGGAATGGTCACATCAATCTCCTCGAAGAGATTCAGAACAAAGAGTCTCTTCCCTACTCCTACCTCGGCGTCCACAACCGCCGGGATGGCGCTAAAAAACTCGCCTACGGCAACGCGATCCTTTCCCGCTACCCCATTCGCGAGGCCGTGACCGTGCCATTCGGGAAGAATCAGCTCGGAGAGAAAGGCTTCCTCTTTGCCCGAATCGAGTTCCCCGAAGGCATGGTGTCCGTGGTCAATCTCCACCTCGATTTCCGTTCGCGGGTGAAACGCCTCGCCCAGGTGGAACAGGTGATCCGCTTCCTCCACGACGAACTCTCGATGCCTGGGGACCCTCTGCTGCACCGGCCCATCGTTTGCGGCGACTTCAACGCCCGGGCCACCTTACGCCGCGATGCCGTCGCACAACTTTTTGGATACATGAAGAGTCATCACGAGTACGCCCTCCACCCGGAAAAGGCGCGTTCGTTCCCGGCCCACAGTCCGATGAAATGCATCGACTTCATTTTCCTCCCAGAACCAATGAAGTGTCACGCCTGCCAGACGATCCGCAGCTACGTCAGCGATCACCGTCCGGTTTTCATGCGCTTCGAGATTCCCGAGCCGATCGACCGTGGAACCGCTCCCATCGCACCGGTCGAGTAA